The Corynebacterium minutissimum genome includes the window TTTCCTTGCGGGCGGTGCCCACAATACGGCGGAAGCGGCGGCCGTCTTTGCCTTCGATGATGCGCTTTTGGCCGGGGCGTTCGAGGTAGAGCACGGCGTGGACGTTGAGGACGTCGGGGCGCTCCTGGTCAGGTAGCATTTCATCGACTTCCACGGCCACGGAGTGCGGGAGCTCGTGCTTCAGGCCAGCCAGGGCGGCCTCGCGGATGAGCTCAGCGATGCGCTCGGCCTGGTCTTCGTCGGTGACGTGGTCATCCGGGTAAAACTTCGGGCCTTCCGGCAGGTGGTCGACGATGACCTGCGTGAGCTCCTCCAGCTGCACGCGCTCGGTAGCGGAGACGGGGATGACGACGGCGTCAGGGTTGTCCTCGCTGAGAAGCGCATGCAGTGCGAGCAGCTGCGCGCCGACTTGGTCTTTGGAGGCTTTGTCCAGCTTGGTCACGATGCCGATGATCGGGGTCTTCGGCGCGACTTTGCGCACGTTCTCCAGAATCCAGCGGTCACCGGGGCCAATCTTTTCATCCGCGGGAATGGTCAAGCCGATGACGTCGACGTCGGCATACGTGTCTTTGACGACCTCGTTGAGGCGCTCACCCAGCAAGGTGCGCGGGCGGTGCAGACCAGGCGTATCGACGACAACAATCTGCGCATCTTCGCGGTGCACGAGTCCGCGGATGGGGTGGCGGGTGGTTTCGGGCTGGTCGGCTGTGATGGCGATCTTCTCGCCCACCAGCGCGTTGGTGAGCGTGGACTTGCCGGTGTTGGGGCGGCCCACGAAGGACACGAAGCCAGAGCGGAAGCCCTCTGGCGTGTTGGTGTACTGCGAATAGTCCGCGGCGGTGGCCTCGCCTTCTTCAGG containing:
- the era gene encoding GTPase Era — encoded protein: MSTDFDAAFAGLPEEGEATAADYSQYTNTPEGFRSGFVSFVGRPNTGKSTLTNALVGEKIAITADQPETTRHPIRGLVHREDAQIVVVDTPGLHRPRTLLGERLNEVVKDTYADVDVIGLTIPADEKIGPGDRWILENVRKVAPKTPIIGIVTKLDKASKDQVGAQLLALHALLSEDNPDAVVIPVSATERVQLEELTQVIVDHLPEGPKFYPDDHVTDEDQAERIAELIREAALAGLKHELPHSVAVEVDEMLPDQERPDVLNVHAVLYLERPGQKRIIEGKDGRRFRRIVGTARKEIIQLLGQNVYLDLRIKVLKNWQSDPKALGRLGF